From the genome of Arvicola amphibius chromosome 9, mArvAmp1.2, whole genome shotgun sequence, one region includes:
- the C9H22orf15 gene encoding uncharacterized protein C22orf15 homolog produces MLMNSWCSLVTFIVHLKQKAQVPPEVTIALLAEDGHLVRLEEGMVQAPSMACSLLQEQGTYVLVQIIRGKDGAPTHYESLLDNLDDQYPELAEELCWLSGLPGTSHSQRRRTGIRCGHREQGPPSRSRRVTSLPSRNR; encoded by the exons ATGCTAATGAACTCCTGGTGCAGCCTGGTGACCTTCATTGTGCATCTGAAACAGAAGGCTCAGGTGCCCCCAGAAG TAACCATTGCTCTCCTGGCTGAAGATGGGCACCTGGTGAGGTTGGAAGAGGGGATGGTCCAGGCCCCTTCCATGGCCTGTTCCCTGCTGCAGGAGCAAGGGACCTATGTCCTGGTACAGATCATTA GAGGGAAAGATGGGGCTCCCACCCACTATGAGTCTCTACTGGACAACCTAGATGACCAATACCCAGAGTTAGCAG AGGAGCTGTGCTGGCTCTCCGGCTTGCCAGGCACAAGCCACAGTCAGAGAAGACGCACAGGCATTCGGTGTGGCCACCGGGAACAAGGTCCCCCTTCAAGGTCTCGGAGGGTGACCTCCCTCCCATCAAGAAACCGCTAG
- the Chchd10 gene encoding coiled-coil-helix-coiled-coil-helix domain-containing protein 10, mitochondrial: MPRGSRSTAARPASRPAHPPAHPPPSAAAPAPAASGQPGLMAQMASTAAGVAVGSAVGHVMGNALTSAFSGGSSEPAQPAVQQAPARPASYPLQMGPCSYEIKQFLDCSTTQSDLTLCEGFSEALKQCKYNHGLSSLP, encoded by the exons ATGCCTCGGGGAAGTCGCAGCACGGCTGCCAGACCGGCCAG CCGCCCAGCCCACCCTCCTGCGCACCCACCACCCTCAGCGGCCGCCCCGGCACCTGCCGCTTCAGGCCAGCCGGGCCTTATGGCTCAGATGGCATCCACCGCTGCTGGCGTAGCTGTGGGATCGGCTGTAGGGCATGTCATGGGAAATGCCCTGACCAGCGCCTTCAGTGGGGGAAGCTCGGAGCCTGCTCAGCCTGCCGTCCAGCAG GCCCCTGCCCGTCCTGCCTCTTACCCCCTACAGATGGGGCCCTGCTCCTATGAGATCAAGCAGTTCCTGGATTGCTCCACCACTCAGAGTGACCTAACCCTGTGCGAGGGCTTCAGCGAGGCCCTGAAGCAGTGCAAATACAATCACG gTCTGAGCTCCCTGCCCTGA